From Panulirus ornatus isolate Po-2019 chromosome 67, ASM3632096v1, whole genome shotgun sequence, a single genomic window includes:
- the LOC139747049 gene encoding LOW QUALITY PROTEIN: vasopressin V1b receptor-like (The sequence of the model RefSeq protein was modified relative to this genomic sequence to represent the inferred CDS: deleted 1 base in 1 codon): MVMAWPSLSVGETPTTLAHSTTKWFELNVSEIWLNTQLGRLEVVTEHDVEVLAINESHDPTTTTPGLATTSANTSAVDAGVGISARDEALVVWEIITLLAIFVLTVFGNVVVLLLLVRHKKLTRMCYFILSLCVSDLITAFFNVLPQMAWEVTYRFRGGDFLCKAVKFGQLLGPYLNSYLLVMTALDRYQVICYPLSNCAWSPRRSKNMIYLAWALALGSCTPQIFVFSYQKVGDGTWDCWASFIPPWGPRAYVTWYALSVFIVPLIFLIFAYSCICRTLWVNFKLKQMDDHTHRWHDTRRPQLLVRLRAQRHRNDSEISTCIHDPPSSQENVIPLLNFSSRPLSTSGGHRHEQRPRTSATAAAAPSAANPRSHSIRSISRAKIKTVKLTVTVIFCYVSCSAPFISVQLWHVWDPNAASSPFYNGAAFTILTLLSSLNSVVNPWIFLAFNENLSQVLRNVCTCRLSLRWRPWRSHTFRSSSSNRNFRLTVFTTTEGDQQQAGGSSRASFSRRQTISHYHSTNGC, from the exons ATGGTCATGGCTTGGCCCAGCTTGAGTGTTGGCGAGACTCCAACAACCCTGGCCCACTCTACCACCAAGTGGTTCGAACTTAATGTCTCGGAAATCTGGCTGAACACACAGTTGGGACGCTTGGAGGTGGTGACAGAGCACGACGTGGAGGTCCTGGCCATCAACGAGAGCCACGATCCGACGACAACTACCCCGGGTCTGGCGACGACGAGCGCCAACACCTCGGCCGTCGACGCCGGAGTCGGCATCAGCGCGAGGGACGAGGCCCTTGTGGTGTGGGAGATCATAACGCTACTGGCGATCTTCGTCTTGACAGTCTTCGGCAACGTCGTCGTCCTCTTGTTGCTGGTTCGCCACAAGAAACTCACCCGCATGTGCTACTTCATCCTGAGCCTGTGTGTGTCCGACCTCATCACCGCCTTCTTCAACGTCCTGCCACAGATGGCGTGGGAGGTGACCTACAGGTTTCGCGGGGGAGACTTCCTCTGTAAGGCCGTCAAGTTCGGCCAGCTCCTGGGGCCTTACCTCAACTCGTACCTGCTGGTGATGACAGCGCTCGATCGCTACCAGGTCATCTGCTACCCCTTGTCCAACTGCGCCTGGAGTCCGCGAAGATCGAAGAACATGATATACTTAGCGTGGGCGTTGGCTCTGGGCTCCTGCACGCCGCAGATTTTCGTCTTCAGCTACCAGAAGGTGGGCGATGGGACCTGGGACTGCTGGGCGTCGTTCATCCCGCCCTGGGGACCTCGGGCGTACGTCACGTGGTACGCCCTCTCCGTCTTCATAGTGCCTCTGATCTTCCTGATATTCGCCTACTCCTGCATCTGTCGGACCCTATGGGTCAACTTCAAGCTGAAGCAAATGGACGACCACACCCATCGCTGGCACGACACGCGTCGGCCGCAGCTCCTGGTGCGGCTCCGGGCGCAGAGGCATCGGAACGACAGCGAGATCTCCACTTGTATCCATGACCCGCCGTCGTCGCAAGAGAACGTCATACCGCTGCTGAACTTCTCCTCCAGGCCTCTCTCCACCTCC GGCGGCCATCGGCACGAGCAGCGCCCCAGGACCTCAGCAACAGCAGCCGCCGCCCCCTCGGCT GCGAACCCTCGATCTCATTCCATCAGGAGCATCAGCCGGGCCAAGATCAAGACGGTTAAGCTCACTGTCACCGTCATCTTCTGCTACGTCAGTTGCTCCGCGCCTTTCATCTCCGTGCAGCTCTGGCACGTGTGGGATCCAAATgccgcttcctcccctttctaTAACG GCGCTGCCTTCACCATCCTGACGCTGCTCTCCTCGCTCAACAGCGTCGTCAACCCCTGGATCTTTCTGGCCTTCAACGAGAACCTTTCCCAGGTGCTTAGGAACGTGTGCACCTGCCGCCTCAGCCTCAGGTGGCGCCCCTGGCGTTCCCACACCTTCAGGAGCTCCAGCAGTAACAGGAACTTCCGCCTGACGGTGTTCACCACGACGGAGGGAGACCAGCAGCAGGCTGGGGGCAGCTCGAGGGCCTCCTTCTCCAGAAGACAAACCATCTCGCACTACCACTCGACCAACGGCTGTTAA